tcttccatggatgaaccgAGAGGAAAGATTTACGAAACTGAGTAGGAGAAAGACATTGGCTCCGGCCGACAAACAGAacacgattgatgaatctgctacaaactttattacatgaacaccatagaTCGGAAGAACAGGAAAGGTGTTTAGATCTTcttccaataagtctatcgcaacgctcgactgtctttgccagctcaaacaaattcgtgttattctggtaagactttacagctgtcaatcttgcttactaaatctaccacggacaagaaGCCTACCACAACACtacgaaaactatttcaaaaaacaaacaaagtataccaaaaatatctgtaaggagagaaggctgtcgcataaatctgtcgcaacaggccattagtctaccataaatatcttcccaCCCTGTTACGTTTGCCGCTACACGCGCTTAAAACAaaagtctatcatcaaagggaaattcctctaccaacttaatctaacgAATCGATTTCATGTACGtcgaccgataagtgtaccaacactacaactaagtgtaccatctacgtcGACGGTAAAGTGTACcagcactacaactaagtgtaccaaaaatatctgacgtacacctttaatcagtccacgtgtataaatctaccatcaaaggatcggtagacttagtcccaacttccaatgtttttttttttactaatggcattagccgtaattacgttttttcccaaCACTGGTTTCAGGGGTATTAAGGGTACAGAgtttattctagtaattaccaacaattgtgtgttacttttgtaaaaaggaagcttttatgtaatattctagtaactctccctaaaataattgttatttcAATTATTGTAGTTCAATTGCCAAACACATTTGAATATTTctaatttgccaaaaaaaatgtttaaaaatatattattgaatttttccattaaatctatatatcctctttttaataaaagggaagtacacaacttcaaATTGATAGACCATATAATATTACTATAGGTTATAACTAAGactaattatttgataggttatatggattaattatttgataggttatatagatttaggattatgatcttcttaaaaaaaatattctaaagaataaaataaaatctcaaagaatATTTTACTAaccatatatagacaaaaaatctcagaaattaaCAGAAATTAATCAATCTTCCATATATTACAAGTGATTTctgattatactaaaaaataaaatctcacctaactttatcagaaaactttgactgagtaacgggtcaaaatttgaatatttaaattcatttcatatatttcttttgttgaattatatagttttgtatactttaataaacttttgaaataatttaatttggaatctttaaaaatagtttaattttatattattatgaatttcataaatatatgatagatcaaaaagttcaaaattataaacactctaatttgatttgttatagcacgggtcaataatatatcactataatatgaaaaaaaattcaagaaatatgattttttttttgctagagcacgggttaaaatttcaaaatatgatttctcagattaaatttaaatttggaataatgttgtttgaTAGGTTTTCTCGGTCACAataattttgacaaacatatgttacatatttggtcctaaaattaaAATGCGCTATAATATAGGTTAAATCATAgaataacaatcaaaatacaatatataattttaaacactaaacaaatcaaataaatttaacaaacaaaaattaattttttttaacacaactTAATCCGCGTTATACCGCAGGTCAAAATATAGATATAGTCGAATATATCTTACagaatatatgttattttcataagtcatatttaatatataatttcatgtCATAGTATTCTATCcaaaaaaacctttcaaaataaataaaataatcacatatacgatgttttaaataaaaatgaccaaataaacaaaaggaacaaatttaaacccgtgctctagcacgggtcatattctagtctatactattaaagcagaagtactcaCTATACTCAAATTTGactatgactttgttttggtacgtttttcattaaaaatgatcagaaaatcacttaatttaattaaattaacctatagttatgatttatctaaatgaccattataccccTTGCTCGACCACTTAATTACAaccgggtcgggacgcggatcctcttTAACCcggaaatagaagaaaaaaaactcacggATCTGTTTCTACTCCAGTTTTATAATATTCAGATcatgtatgttgtttggttcaagaataattattaCTGTCACCAAACAGAGGTAaaatccctataaataaggaaaatagtatccgagtatttaatggcttcagtaatatcaaatattaactactaccatatttaatccctataattattgcgaatattaataataatgagaaatctttaatacttatggattgtgactttgttgcttccaaaataatcaatagattaaatacgaaattttatatatatatatatatatatatacatgtaaacttatttgatttgcttttatattgtgagatatttacgaaaacaacaaatcaaattaatacaattaaataaaaacaaatcatatttttcaatattttcttaacaaaattatagtaattaattatgattagtatagatggaaagaataaaaagcgcagaaattatatatatgtaaagttgtaaactaatttacagaaaatgtgtactgtatatcccacatctactaaatattttggaatatggttcataatcactataaatatatgactaatatgttttgagtacaaatgagcaggaatcttgatttatcaggtatccaaatttaacagtttaatttggttatatatttgagtatatttaaacttttaaaaagtaaacatattataatatatttacattttttaaaaaagtataagagattataaatatttaaattgttatagaatatttaaattattataaatatttgaactccgtcgaaaatttaaaatattataatatactgtacttaaatctataaaatatttaagtaaatttaatatttttactcttaaaaatttttaaatataaaaaagtttaagttaaactctttaagacatgtatttttatcaactataaattaaattggttttttacaattttgctgagatttgatatatcaaatattaacttctacTATATGCATTAACCTTGTTTTATCAATTGGTTAAACTATCAccaattttgctgagattttatcaaactatcaattttgctgagatttggTATTTAAAGCTCCCACTACTATATGCATTAAACTGGTTAAAGTACACTTTATGGGCCCAACAAAACATTAAACGGGCCACCAATACTAGTTCTTAGTCCTACGTGTGCTTCACCAAATTTTTAACGTTCGCTCaccaacttcttttttttttatccttttaaCTTAACTTGGCCTTCTTCGTCGTACCCAATTtatttctctctccctctaacCATCTTTTCTCCAATtaatttcaagaaaagaaaaacaaaaatgtcgCCGTCGTTTTGCTCCGGTCGATGCTCCGTCGCGCTCTTCCTCTTAATCTCCGCCGTTCCCATATCTTACCTCATTTCCTTAGAGCTAGCCGTTCCTTCGACTCACGTCTTCTCTTACCATAGCTCCGGCTACTTCCGCGAGTGCGCCAAATGGGACGACGTTGGTCGGAGGTTCCTCGTCTCCTTCATGGACGGAGGTGGTATCGGAGAGATTGTTATTAAAGATTCCGACGACGACGTTCTTGAAGAAGTCACTTTAGTCAAAGACGTTGACCTCGCCGGTAACGCTTCCCTAGGAATCTCTATCGACCGCGTCAGAAACCGTCTCCTCGTCGCCGTCTCCGACTTGCTTGGTAACCGTTACAGCGCTTTAGCTGCCTATGATTTGTCCACGTGGCGCCGTCTCTTCCTCGCTGAACTCAGCTGTCATGGTGATGGTAAGTaaaaacccttcttcttcttcctctagtgTGTTAGCCGTCGATGGTTTCTTGAATAGGTTTGAGAATATAGCTTATATGGATGTTATGTAGGTAAAGAGAAAACGTTTGCAGACGATGTAGCTGTTGATGAAGAAGGCAATGCTTATGTGACTGATGCAGTAGGTAGTAAGATTTGGAAGGTTGATGTCAATGGGAAGCTTGTGTATACTATTACAAGTCCTCTGTTTACTCCACCTGGATGGTACAATA
The Camelina sativa cultivar DH55 chromosome 15, Cs, whole genome shotgun sequence DNA segment above includes these coding regions:
- the LOC104747471 gene encoding uncharacterized protein LOC104747471, with protein sequence MSPSFCSGRCSVALFLLISAVPISYLISLELAVPSTHVFSYHSSGYFRECAKWDDVGRRFLVSFMDGGGIGEIVIKDSDDDVLEEVTLVKDVDLAGNASLGISIDRVRNRLLVAVSDLLGNRYSALAAYDLSTWRRLFLAELSCHGDGKEKTFADDVAVDEEGNAYVTDAVGSKIWKVDVNGKLVYTITSPLFTPPGWYNNLVALNGIVYHPDGFLIVIHTFSGYLYKIDLTDGNQVSVIDVSGGTLRFGDGLELLSPTKIVVAGSPSSKLVESLDGWKTASVTGWFSSGMVHRLASSATVKEGRVYLNHIVGFGSKKKHMLVEAVF